In one window of Limnohabitans sp. MORI2 DNA:
- a CDS encoding 3'-5' exonuclease — protein sequence MTQRRDTPDKEAIALLPEFPRLGLDRITLVNTGQQAQQAHDALIASQAWGFDTESKPTFRVGEASDGPHVLQLATGERAWVFQLHDPECRAVAADLLAREGIAKAGFGLGDDRKRIIQKFGVEPAGILELNTIFKAQGYRKEMGVKGAVAVLFNQRFQKSKKAGTSNWANLRLSASQLVYAANDAYAAYRVWEALKL from the coding sequence ATGACACAACGCCGCGACACCCCCGACAAAGAAGCCATCGCCCTGCTTCCAGAGTTTCCTCGTTTGGGGCTTGACCGCATCACCTTGGTCAACACCGGCCAACAAGCGCAGCAGGCTCACGATGCGTTGATTGCCTCACAAGCTTGGGGCTTTGACACTGAATCGAAGCCCACCTTTCGCGTGGGCGAAGCATCTGATGGCCCGCATGTGTTGCAACTCGCCACGGGCGAACGCGCTTGGGTGTTTCAGCTGCACGACCCCGAGTGCCGCGCTGTCGCTGCCGACTTGTTAGCGCGCGAAGGCATTGCCAAAGCAGGCTTTGGTTTGGGCGACGACCGCAAACGCATCATCCAAAAATTTGGTGTGGAGCCTGCGGGCATTTTGGAACTGAACACCATTTTCAAAGCCCAGGGCTATCGCAAAGAAATGGGCGTCAAAGGCGCAGTGGCTGTGCTGTTCAACCAGCGTTTTCAAAAGTCAAAAAAGGCCGGCACCAGCAATTGGGCCAATTTGCGCTTGAGCGCATCGCAGCTGGTTTACGCCGCCAACGATGCGTATGCCGCCTATCGCGTGTGGGAAGCTTTGAAGCTTTAA
- a CDS encoding fumarylacetoacetate hydrolase family protein, with product MRIATFKLNGQRHVGQVSADGKHVTAFALTEDQAHHGAQPIIDALAAGHALPELAGTPHDITHVHLEAPLPIPRRNVWCVGRNYHAHAKELQASVFKDSNTDTKAWPIVFTKVPECVVGPTDDVHLPGAAISEQIDYEAELAVVIGKGGKNITQADAMSHVFGYTVVNDVTARDVQMRHQQWDMGKSFDTFCPMGPWIVTADEVDGRNTRVRCWVNGELRQDGPTENMIFDIPTLIETISRGITLYPGDVIATGTPAGVGMGLNPPRYIAKGDVIRVEIDGVGSIENRFV from the coding sequence TTGCGCATCGCTACTTTCAAGCTCAACGGTCAACGCCACGTCGGCCAAGTTTCTGCAGACGGCAAACACGTCACCGCGTTTGCGCTCACCGAAGACCAAGCCCATCACGGCGCGCAGCCCATCATCGATGCACTCGCCGCTGGACATGCGCTGCCTGAGCTGGCAGGCACACCACACGACATCACACACGTGCACCTCGAAGCGCCCTTGCCTATTCCGCGCCGCAACGTGTGGTGCGTGGGCCGCAATTACCACGCACACGCCAAAGAGCTGCAAGCCTCAGTCTTCAAAGACAGCAACACAGACACCAAAGCATGGCCCATCGTCTTCACCAAAGTGCCCGAGTGCGTGGTCGGCCCAACTGACGATGTGCACCTGCCAGGTGCAGCCATCTCCGAACAAATTGACTACGAAGCTGAATTGGCCGTGGTGATTGGCAAGGGCGGCAAGAACATCACCCAGGCTGACGCCATGAGCCATGTGTTTGGCTACACCGTGGTCAACGACGTGACCGCACGCGATGTGCAAATGCGCCACCAACAATGGGACATGGGCAAGTCGTTTGACACCTTCTGCCCCATGGGTCCGTGGATCGTTACGGCTGACGAAGTCGATGGCCGCAACACCCGCGTGCGCTGCTGGGTGAATGGCGAGCTACGCCAAGACGGCCCCACAGAGAACATGATTTTCGACATCCCCACCTTGATCGAAACCATCTCACGCGGCATCACGCTCTACCCTGGTGACGTCATTGCCACGGGTACACCAGCCGGTGTGGGCATGGGCCTCAACCCTCCCCGCTACATCGCCAAAGGTGATGTGATCCGCGTCGAGATTGACGGCGTGGGCAGCATCGAAAACCGCTTCGTTTAA